The Ahaetulla prasina isolate Xishuangbanna chromosome 4, ASM2864084v1, whole genome shotgun sequence genome has a window encoding:
- the LOC131196875 gene encoding C-type natriuretic peptide 1-like — protein MEARPLLLFLCLLLPASQSPVHSPQLLLEILGPDLAILLSGHEALGSSPPPSGGPFPPRPPTLPPGHPWLHLLRELAKSQARKLRGRFRKGAQLGCFGIKLDRIGTFSGLGC, from the exons ATGGAAGCCcggcctctcctcctcttcctctgcctcctcctgccagcttcccagagCCCTGTCCACTCTCCCCAG CTGTTGCTGGAAATTCTTGGCCCGGACCTTGCAATTCTGCTGTCCGGCCATGAAGCGCTCGGCTCCTCGCCCCCACCCTCAGGTGGGCCCTTTCCCCCCAGGCCCCCAACTCTGCCCCCCGGGCACCCCTGGCTCCACCTCCTCCGGGAGCTTGCAAAGTCCCAGGCAAGGAAGCTCCGGGGCCGCTTTCGGAAAGGGGCTCAGCTGGGCTGCTTCGGCATCAAGCTGGACCGGATCGGTACCTTCAGCGGCCTCGGGTGCTGA